GTTCCGTGCACCGCCCGTGTCATGGGCCGGTTCCCCGAGGGTGGAACCGGCCATTTTTTCGCCATAAGGAAAAAAATTGCCCGAAACCCCTGCGGGCTCCGGGCCATGGCACCCTCCTGTCACAATAAAATCAGATCAGGCCGCCAGCACCCGGGCCACCTTGCGTCGCAGGCCGGCGATATCCCCCTTGCAGACGTAGCCGTTGGCACCGTGGCGCTGCACCGAGGCGCGCAGGGTCTCCTCATCATTGGAGCTGTAGAAGAGAATGGCCGTCTCGTGCCGGCTGCCGTTGGCGCGGATGAGCGAGCAGAGGCGGTCGCCGGAAAGGGCCGGCATGTTGA
The nucleotide sequence above comes from Desulfuromonadales bacterium. Encoded proteins:
- a CDS encoding response regulator codes for the protein MNNGKRRILVVDDDPKHLQTTREILELEGYEVTVHDTPFRTTELVNNTRPDLVLLDVNMPALSGDRLCSLIRANGSRHETAILFYSSNDEETLRASVQRHGANGYVCKGDIAGLRRKVARVLAA